In Gossypium arboreum isolate Shixiya-1 chromosome 5, ASM2569848v2, whole genome shotgun sequence, a single genomic region encodes these proteins:
- the LOC108471595 gene encoding uncharacterized protein LOC108471595 gives MEKVLKFRRKGKLSPRFIGPYQILRRVEPVAYQLELPPELEQIHNVFYVSMLRRYLSDLLHVVLVEEIEVKPDLTFEEDPVQILDHEVKVLRKKSIPLVRVLWRNHSSEEATWEPEETMRQQ, from the coding sequence ATGGAAAAAGTGCTGAAATTTaggcgtaagggcaagttgagcccaagatttattgggccttaccaaatACTGAGGCGAGTAGAACCAGTTGCCtaccagttagagctacctccagaaTTAGAgcagattcataatgtgttctatgtCTCTATGCTGAGACGCTACCTTTCTGATCTTTTACATGTTGTACTGGTTGAGGAGATTGAAGTTAAACCAGATCTGACTTTCGAGGAAGATCCAGTTCAGATTTTAGATCATGAAGTGAAAGTCTTAAGAAAGAAATCAATCCCATTAGTGAGAGTTCTTTGGCGGAACCATAGTTCtgaggaggctacgtgggaacccgaggagacgaTGCGACAACAATAA